One window from the genome of Streptomyces sp. NBC_00708 encodes:
- a CDS encoding ROK family protein: MTGISAWDRKATKGTPSLAVRVLELIASGQATSRAELAERLGAAASTISLAVGHLVDRGLVAEEGIQASTGGRPRKALRVGSRDDFAVAADLGGRHARIGVVLPGGGLTDVSTVPFLISDGPEAALPRLAEALETLAGRRETGRLRGVGLSLPGPVDTVSGSVVRPSRMPGWNRFPVADWLQERFGVPAAVDNDANCMAVGEHTVRPDANAQTIMVKIGSAIGAGVIVEGRLYRGAQGAAGDITHIRIDAGAGIPCSCGNTGCLETVASGAALVRILRERGADVNSTEDVARLALDGDPLATRTVRRAGDYLGQVLAANVNFFNPDAVYLGGILSTLEQFVAAVRSRLYESCHPLVTEHLTIERTRLGADAGLVGAGQFALQHALAHALHEVGGTDRPGTLAPRHP; the protein is encoded by the coding sequence ATGACTGGAATAAGTGCGTGGGACCGCAAGGCCACCAAAGGGACCCCGTCCCTCGCCGTGCGTGTTCTGGAACTCATCGCTTCGGGCCAGGCCACGTCACGCGCCGAACTCGCGGAGCGTCTCGGGGCCGCCGCGTCCACCATCTCCCTCGCCGTGGGGCACCTGGTGGACCGCGGTCTGGTCGCCGAGGAAGGCATTCAGGCTTCCACGGGCGGACGCCCCCGCAAGGCACTGAGGGTCGGCAGCCGTGACGATTTCGCCGTCGCCGCCGACCTCGGAGGCCGGCACGCCAGGATCGGCGTGGTCCTTCCGGGCGGCGGCCTGACCGACGTCTCGACGGTCCCGTTCCTGATCTCCGACGGACCGGAGGCGGCCCTGCCCCGGCTGGCCGAGGCCCTGGAGACCCTGGCCGGCCGACGCGAAACCGGCCGCCTGCGCGGGGTCGGGCTCTCACTGCCCGGCCCGGTGGACACCGTGTCGGGGTCGGTCGTCCGGCCCTCGCGGATGCCGGGCTGGAACCGCTTCCCGGTCGCCGACTGGCTCCAGGAGCGCTTCGGCGTCCCGGCAGCCGTGGACAACGACGCCAACTGCATGGCGGTCGGCGAGCACACCGTCCGGCCCGACGCGAACGCCCAGACCATCATGGTCAAGATCGGTTCCGCGATCGGCGCGGGCGTGATCGTCGAGGGGCGCCTGTACCGAGGCGCCCAGGGCGCCGCCGGGGACATCACGCATATCCGGATCGACGCCGGTGCCGGCATCCCCTGCTCCTGCGGGAACACCGGCTGCCTGGAGACCGTGGCGTCGGGTGCCGCGCTGGTACGCATCCTGCGCGAGCGCGGGGCCGACGTGAACAGCACCGAGGATGTGGCCCGGCTCGCCCTGGACGGCGATCCCCTGGCCACCCGCACGGTCCGCAGGGCCGGCGACTACCTGGGCCAGGTGCTCGCCGCCAACGTCAACTTCTTCAACCCGGACGCCGTCTACCTGGGCGGCATCCTCTCCACCCTGGAACAGTTCGTCGCCGCTGTGCGCAGCCGGCTCTACGAGAGCTGCCATCCGCTCGTCACCGAGCACCTCACCATCGAGCGGACCAGGCTCGGCGCCGACGCCGGACTGGTCGGCGCCGGCCAGTTCGCCCTCCAGCACGCCCTGGCCCACGCGCTGCACGAGGTGGGCGGAACCGACCGGCCCGGCACGCTCGCCCCCCGTCACCCCTGA
- a CDS encoding ROK family protein produces MNTYDRRLFAGVDIGGTTTQVVLCDDDLTVLDRAETATPADRGGRAMTDAALGALAPLLERTPGRLTGCGAGAAGVVDSVTGRILVASDSFTGWAGFGVTDALEAALGVPAFLDNDVNAFLYGETSGGAVRDEQDVLGITLGTGVGGALWSDGALFTGPHGAAGEIGHIPGFGDLLCSCGGRGHLETLASGRSIGARYAERTGRRLTAREVADAAGGGDEDARAVFRAAGEGIARAIVMTAGVVDITTVVVGGGVSRAWPLLSPVVLAALAAEPPVSGHPVRLVRSGLGSDAVPVGAAARALRELAVGSPA; encoded by the coding sequence ATGAACACGTACGACCGCAGGCTCTTCGCGGGCGTGGACATCGGCGGCACCACCACGCAGGTGGTCCTCTGCGACGACGACCTGACCGTCCTGGACCGGGCCGAGACCGCGACCCCGGCGGACCGGGGCGGCCGGGCCATGACCGACGCGGCCCTGGGCGCCCTGGCCCCGCTCCTGGAGCGCACCCCAGGCCGGCTCACCGGCTGCGGGGCCGGGGCCGCGGGCGTCGTGGACTCCGTCACCGGACGCATCCTGGTGGCCAGCGACTCCTTCACCGGCTGGGCCGGTTTCGGGGTGACGGACGCCCTGGAGGCGGCGCTCGGAGTCCCGGCCTTCCTGGACAACGACGTCAACGCCTTCCTGTACGGGGAGACCTCGGGCGGCGCGGTCCGCGACGAGCAGGACGTCCTCGGGATCACCCTGGGCACCGGCGTCGGCGGCGCGCTGTGGAGCGACGGCGCGCTGTTCACCGGCCCGCACGGCGCGGCCGGCGAAATCGGGCACATCCCCGGCTTCGGGGACCTGCTCTGCTCCTGCGGCGGGCGGGGCCATCTGGAGACCCTGGCCTCCGGCCGCTCCATCGGCGCCCGCTACGCCGAGCGCACCGGCCGGCGGCTGACCGCCCGGGAGGTCGCGGACGCGGCGGGCGGCGGTGACGAGGACGCCCGCGCGGTGTTCCGGGCCGCCGGGGAGGGGATCGCGCGGGCCATCGTGATGACGGCGGGCGTCGTCGACATCACGACCGTGGTGGTGGGCGGCGGGGTCAGCCGTGCCTGGCCGCTGCTGAGCCCGGTCGTCCTCGCCGCGCTGGCCGCCGAACCGCCGGTCAGCGGGCACCCCGTACGGCTGGTCAGGTCCGGCCTGGGCTCCGACGCGGTACCGGTCGGCGCCGCCGCCCGCGCGCTGCGGGAGCTCGCGGTGGGCTCACCGGCCTGA
- a CDS encoding peptide ABC transporter substrate-binding protein yields the protein MILTRTVDSRRWALAAGAATTAAVLLSGCSGGGATSSGSASSDSINYALPANFTPNWILPVGTAAHLNTNNSSISQSLWEPLIAYDGSTGKVGWNKDNSLATAADFAEDSKSVTITLGDRHWSDGEKITSRDVQFWFNLVKANKKDWASYSPGKAPDNWTALKIVDDTHFTITFDKAYNTQWMLANELSMIRPMPQHVWDKTSDAGKVSDLDLTPAGARKVWTYLNTAAKKISGYATDPLWKTVSGPYTIKSFSTAGKVQLLANAKYDGGGKANIKTVNLLPFTTTDAEENALRAGTVDYGYINATNLSQEASFTAKGYTLKPWAGWAITYMPYNFNNPTMGPVFKQLYARQAIQMSVDQATLSKVIFNGTAVSTYGPVPQGQTSSFVSEAQKNNPYPFSTAKARKLLTDHGWTEQNGTMVCTDAGSGDDQCGAGVDKGTKFTMQVLSQSGSTVTDNLMSALQSSFAKSGIGFGIKTAPVNSVLSQAGQCEAGDSGCKWQLSFFGSAGSWYFPAYPSGDSLFATGGGSNFGSYSNSDVDKLVEKTTTDSSDAAMQKYSEALAKDLPVIWLPEPDYQVSVVKSGLGGFAQDSLANFHPAMWKWTKK from the coding sequence ATGATCCTTACCCGCACGGTGGACAGCCGCCGTTGGGCCCTCGCCGCAGGCGCCGCCACCACCGCGGCCGTACTGCTGTCCGGCTGTTCCGGCGGGGGCGCGACCTCCTCCGGCTCCGCCTCGTCGGACAGCATCAACTACGCGCTGCCGGCGAACTTCACCCCGAACTGGATCCTCCCGGTCGGCACCGCCGCCCACCTGAACACCAACAACTCCTCGATATCCCAGTCCCTCTGGGAGCCGCTGATCGCGTACGACGGCTCCACCGGCAAGGTGGGCTGGAACAAGGACAACTCGCTCGCGACCGCCGCCGACTTCGCCGAGGACAGCAAGAGCGTCACGATCACGCTCGGCGACCGGCACTGGAGCGACGGCGAGAAGATCACCTCGCGCGACGTGCAGTTCTGGTTCAACCTGGTCAAGGCCAACAAGAAGGACTGGGCCAGCTACAGCCCGGGCAAGGCGCCGGACAACTGGACCGCGCTGAAGATCGTGGACGACACGCACTTCACGATCACCTTCGACAAGGCCTACAACACGCAGTGGATGCTCGCCAACGAGCTGAGCATGATCCGCCCGATGCCGCAGCACGTCTGGGACAAGACCAGCGACGCCGGCAAGGTGTCGGACCTCGACCTCACCCCGGCGGGCGCCAGGAAGGTGTGGACGTACCTCAACACGGCCGCCAAGAAGATCTCCGGTTACGCCACCGACCCGCTCTGGAAGACGGTCAGCGGCCCGTACACCATCAAGTCCTTCTCCACGGCGGGCAAGGTGCAGCTGCTGGCCAACGCCAAGTACGACGGCGGCGGCAAGGCCAACATCAAGACCGTGAACCTGCTCCCGTTCACCACCACGGACGCCGAGGAGAACGCGCTGCGGGCCGGCACGGTCGACTACGGCTACATCAACGCCACCAACCTCAGCCAGGAAGCGTCCTTCACCGCCAAGGGCTACACCCTCAAGCCGTGGGCCGGCTGGGCGATCACCTACATGCCGTACAACTTCAACAACCCCACCATGGGCCCCGTCTTCAAGCAGCTCTACGCCCGCCAGGCGATCCAGATGTCGGTGGACCAGGCGACCCTGTCCAAGGTCATCTTCAACGGCACCGCCGTCTCCACCTACGGGCCCGTCCCGCAGGGCCAGACCTCCTCCTTCGTCTCCGAGGCGCAGAAGAACAACCCGTACCCCTTCTCCACCGCCAAGGCGCGGAAGCTGCTCACCGACCACGGCTGGACCGAGCAGAACGGCACCATGGTCTGCACCGACGCCGGCAGCGGCGACGACCAGTGCGGCGCCGGGGTCGACAAGGGCACGAAGTTCACGATGCAGGTGCTGTCGCAGTCCGGCTCGACCGTCACCGACAACCTGATGAGCGCGCTCCAGTCCTCCTTCGCCAAGTCCGGCATCGGCTTCGGCATCAAGACCGCACCGGTCAACTCCGTCCTCTCGCAGGCCGGCCAGTGCGAGGCCGGGGACTCCGGCTGCAAGTGGCAGCTGTCCTTCTTCGGCAGCGCCGGCAGCTGGTACTTCCCCGCCTACCCGAGCGGTGACTCGCTCTTCGCGACCGGCGGAGGCTCCAACTTCGGCAGCTACTCCAACTCCGACGTGGACAAGCTGGTCGAGAAGACCACCACCGACTCCTCCGACGCCGCCATGCAGAAGTACAGCGAGGCCCTGGCCAAGGATCTCCCGGTGATCTGGCTGCCGGAGCCCGACTACCAGGTCTCCGTCGTCAAGAGCGGCCTCGGCGGCTTCGCCCAGGACTCGCTCGCCAACTTCCACCCGGCCATGTGGAAGTGGACCAAGAAGTGA
- a CDS encoding ABC transporter permease, translating into MSAVIQPGQVPGKVTAPVTASGTRLAVRRFRRNRLAVVGLGVVAFFFLFCFVGPLVYSTDQTHTLLDQVNLAPSGSHWLGTDAVGHDVLGRLMYGGKVSLIVGLAAGVLATVIGTLWGAVAGYAGGWIDAVMMRVVDAGIAIPALFILLVVSAITTPDLTGLIVILGFVSWLVPSRLVRAETLSLKNRDYVLTLRAIGGTHGRAIIRHILPNSVSTIIVAATFQIADAILLVAYVSYLGLGVQPPSTDWGGMLSAGLTAAYSGYWWLIIPPGLAIILVVWAFNAIGDGLRDAFDVRGRG; encoded by the coding sequence ATGAGCGCCGTCATCCAGCCGGGCCAGGTGCCCGGCAAGGTCACCGCCCCCGTCACGGCGTCCGGTACCCGCCTCGCGGTCCGGCGCTTCCGCCGCAACCGGCTCGCGGTCGTCGGGCTCGGCGTCGTCGCCTTCTTCTTCCTGTTCTGCTTCGTGGGCCCGCTGGTGTACTCCACCGACCAGACCCACACGCTGCTCGACCAGGTCAACCTCGCCCCCAGCGGCTCGCACTGGCTGGGCACCGACGCGGTCGGCCACGACGTACTGGGCCGACTCATGTACGGCGGCAAGGTCTCACTGATCGTCGGCCTTGCCGCGGGCGTGCTCGCCACCGTCATCGGCACCCTGTGGGGCGCCGTCGCCGGTTACGCGGGCGGCTGGATCGACGCGGTCATGATGCGCGTCGTCGACGCGGGCATCGCCATCCCCGCCCTCTTCATCCTGCTGGTCGTCTCGGCCATCACCACTCCGGACCTGACCGGGCTGATCGTCATCCTGGGCTTCGTCTCCTGGCTCGTGCCGTCCCGGCTGGTCAGGGCGGAGACGCTGAGCCTGAAGAACCGCGACTACGTGCTGACACTCCGGGCCATCGGCGGTACGCACGGCCGCGCGATCATCCGGCACATCCTGCCGAACTCGGTGTCGACCATCATCGTCGCCGCCACCTTCCAGATCGCCGACGCCATCCTGCTCGTCGCGTACGTCTCCTACCTGGGCCTGGGCGTCCAGCCGCCGTCCACCGACTGGGGCGGCATGCTGTCGGCCGGTCTCACCGCCGCGTACTCCGGCTACTGGTGGCTCATCATTCCGCCCGGCCTGGCCATCATCCTGGTGGTGTGGGCGTTCAACGCGATCGGGGACGGGCTCCGCGACGCATTCGACGTGAGGGGACGCGGATGA
- a CDS encoding ABC transporter ATP-binding protein, translating into MTATQRPAAPQAGPILELDGLGVVFTTESGEVPAVRGVSLHVAPGETLALVGESGSGKSTIAFAAMGLLSGNARTTGSAVIAGTQVVGARESDLAALRGRTASMVFQEPATALDPLTRVGRQIAEVIRNHREMSAKEAAAEAVALLRKVGIPEPEKRATAYPFQLSGGQRQRVVIAMAIANDPALLIADEPTTALDVTVQAEILDLLRRLAAETGTGVLLVTHNMGVVADFADRVAVMYRGEIVETGPVEDVLLRPAHDYTRRLLGAVPRLSVAETDKAAPAAATEAPDTEPVAELRDVSVVFGRGKNAVRALDGVSLAVHPGQTLGLVGESGSGKSTASRVALGLIAPTSGTVSLFGTDLGRARSRARRALRAGIGVVLQDPVASLDARMTVGECVAEPLRVHLKGLTAKDRRSKVAAILDRVRLPRELADRAPRELSGGQRQRVSLARALVLEPRLLVADEPTSALDVSVQQAVLEVISELQDELGFACLFVSHDLAVVQHFAQRVVVLRGGRIQEQGPTGETLLHPETDYTRGLLAAVPVPDPVVQRGRRAERLAALAAGRTEVQA; encoded by the coding sequence ATGACCGCCACCCAGCGCCCCGCCGCACCGCAGGCCGGGCCGATCCTCGAACTCGACGGCCTCGGCGTCGTCTTCACCACCGAGAGCGGAGAGGTACCCGCCGTCCGGGGCGTCTCCCTCCACGTCGCACCCGGCGAGACGCTCGCCCTCGTCGGAGAGTCGGGCTCCGGCAAGTCCACCATCGCGTTCGCCGCGATGGGCCTGCTCAGCGGCAACGCCCGGACCACCGGCAGCGCCGTCATCGCCGGCACGCAGGTCGTCGGCGCCCGGGAGAGCGACCTCGCCGCGCTGCGCGGCCGGACCGCCTCCATGGTCTTCCAGGAGCCGGCCACCGCCCTGGACCCGCTGACCCGGGTCGGCAGGCAGATCGCCGAGGTGATCCGCAACCACCGCGAGATGTCCGCCAAGGAGGCCGCTGCCGAGGCCGTCGCCCTCCTGCGCAAGGTCGGCATCCCCGAGCCGGAGAAGCGGGCCACGGCCTACCCCTTCCAGCTCTCGGGCGGACAGCGCCAGCGCGTCGTCATCGCCATGGCCATCGCCAACGACCCCGCCCTGCTGATCGCCGACGAGCCGACCACCGCGCTGGACGTCACGGTCCAGGCCGAGATCCTCGACCTGCTGCGCCGGCTCGCAGCCGAGACCGGCACGGGCGTCCTGCTGGTCACCCACAACATGGGCGTCGTCGCCGACTTCGCCGACCGGGTCGCCGTGATGTACCGCGGGGAGATCGTGGAGACCGGACCGGTCGAGGACGTGCTCCTGCGCCCGGCCCACGACTACACCCGCCGACTGCTGGGAGCCGTGCCCCGGCTCTCGGTCGCCGAGACGGACAAGGCCGCCCCGGCCGCCGCCACCGAGGCCCCGGACACCGAGCCGGTCGCCGAACTTCGCGACGTCTCCGTGGTCTTCGGCCGCGGCAAGAACGCCGTACGGGCCCTGGACGGCGTCTCCCTCGCCGTGCACCCCGGCCAGACCCTGGGCCTGGTGGGCGAGTCGGGCTCCGGCAAGTCCACCGCCTCCAGGGTCGCGCTCGGCCTGATCGCGCCGACCTCCGGCACGGTTTCCCTGTTCGGCACCGACCTGGGACGCGCCAGGTCCCGGGCCCGCCGGGCCCTGCGGGCCGGGATCGGCGTGGTCCTGCAGGACCCGGTCGCCTCGCTGGACGCCCGGATGACGGTCGGCGAGTGCGTGGCCGAACCGCTCAGGGTCCACCTCAAGGGGCTGACCGCCAAGGACCGCCGGAGCAAGGTGGCCGCCATCCTCGACCGCGTCCGGCTGCCGCGCGAACTCGCCGACCGGGCTCCCCGGGAGCTGTCCGGCGGGCAGCGCCAGCGGGTCAGCCTGGCCCGTGCGCTGGTCCTGGAACCCCGGCTGCTGGTCGCCGACGAACCCACCAGCGCGCTGGACGTCAGCGTGCAGCAGGCCGTGCTCGAAGTGATCTCCGAGCTCCAGGACGAGCTGGGCTTCGCCTGCCTCTTCGTCTCCCACGACCTGGCCGTCGTCCAGCACTTCGCGCAGCGCGTCGTGGTGCTGAGGGGCGGACGCATTCAGGAGCAGGGCCCCACCGGGGAGACCCTGCTGCACCCGGAGACCGACTACACCCGCGGCCTGCTGGCCGCCGTACCGGTGCCGGACCCGGTGGTCCAGCGCGGCCGCAGGGCCGAGCGCCTGGCCGCCCTCGCGGCCGGCCGGACGGAGGTCCAGGCATGA
- a CDS encoding glycoside hydrolase family 64 protein — MISRRKFLTGTAAATGTALTYPLWGSALSPSASASAATCELALVNKSLPGRVNAYVTGHEQGTDRWVLLRADGSVYHPDSPSAPQTPLPVDCAIPLNGAGGAPVVLTLPQMYGARVYFVRDDTLTFYLNPGPALVEPAFATSTDPNYGRTWSFCEFTFNPQQLYANISYVDLVTALPIGLTLEGDSTHAVAPLPDGAVQRIADGLIAQAAADGQPWDQLVTRGADGSVLRVISPQNLMAPYFDRPDQMPFRDLFTAQIDEVWEKYRSTDLRIDLQGGRGVRTGRVSGDTLTFDGGHTFGKPVSKDIFTCNHGPFTNNPADNDDKKALLARLAAGFNRSIMLSHPDQPNGTSVSDYYQGAVTNHWSRIVHANSPIGYAFPYDDVRPDGQPDVSGAANDGNPRRFTVSVGS; from the coding sequence ATGATTTCGCGCCGGAAGTTCCTGACGGGCACAGCCGCCGCCACCGGCACCGCACTGACCTACCCCCTCTGGGGCAGTGCGTTGAGCCCGAGCGCCTCGGCGTCCGCCGCCACCTGTGAACTGGCCCTGGTCAACAAGTCGCTGCCCGGCCGTGTCAACGCCTATGTCACCGGCCACGAGCAGGGCACCGACCGCTGGGTCCTGCTGCGCGCCGACGGCAGCGTCTACCACCCCGACTCCCCCTCGGCCCCGCAGACCCCGCTGCCGGTCGACTGCGCCATCCCGCTGAACGGCGCGGGCGGCGCGCCCGTCGTGCTGACGCTTCCTCAGATGTACGGCGCCCGGGTCTACTTCGTCCGGGACGACACCCTGACCTTCTACCTCAACCCGGGCCCCGCCCTGGTCGAGCCGGCGTTCGCCACGTCCACGGACCCGAACTACGGGCGCACCTGGTCGTTCTGCGAGTTCACGTTCAACCCGCAGCAGCTGTACGCCAACATCAGCTACGTCGACCTGGTGACGGCGCTGCCGATCGGACTGACCCTGGAGGGCGACTCCACGCACGCCGTCGCCCCGCTCCCCGACGGCGCCGTGCAGCGGATCGCCGACGGCCTCATCGCCCAGGCGGCCGCCGACGGCCAGCCCTGGGACCAGTTGGTGACCCGCGGCGCGGACGGCAGCGTGCTGCGGGTCATCTCCCCGCAGAACCTGATGGCGCCCTACTTCGACCGCCCGGACCAGATGCCGTTCCGCGACCTGTTCACGGCGCAGATCGACGAGGTCTGGGAGAAGTACCGCTCGACGGACCTGCGGATCGACCTCCAGGGCGGGCGCGGCGTGCGCACCGGCCGGGTCAGCGGCGACACCCTGACCTTCGACGGCGGGCACACCTTCGGCAAGCCGGTGTCGAAGGACATCTTCACCTGCAACCACGGGCCGTTCACCAACAACCCGGCGGACAACGACGACAAGAAGGCCCTGCTGGCGCGGCTGGCGGCGGGCTTCAACCGCTCGATCATGCTCAGCCACCCGGACCAGCCGAACGGCACCTCGGTGTCCGACTACTACCAGGGCGCGGTGACCAACCACTGGTCCCGGATCGTCCACGCCAACAGCCCCATCGGCTACGCCTTCCCGTACGACGACGTGCGTCCGGACGGCCAGCCGGACGTCTCGGGCGCCGCGAACGACGGCAACCCGAGGCGGTTCACGGTGAGCGTCGGTTCCTGA
- a CDS encoding ABC transporter permease, translating into MSTSKYLLRRVLQAVVVIVIVTIVVFGLLHALPGGPARGILGPQATAQQITAFNHEQGLDKPLPVQYFYYLNQLIHGDLGTSYTLNEPVSQLITERLPKTLLLTVLSAVVGLVLAIPLGMWQAMRRNKPADYVITTLSFIAYSTPVYFLGLVLVLVFSQTLAWFPSQAPQGDTLAQVFSEPQALVLPVVAGAASMIAVFSRYMRAATLENLSEDYVRTARAGGSRSRAILWRHVFRNSLTPVVAMLGYYVPVLFGGALVVEQLFNYPGMGLLFWTAAQSSDYPVLLGCVLVIAMATVTGTLLADIVQRVIDPRVKAGRA; encoded by the coding sequence ATGAGCACTTCCAAGTACCTCCTCAGGCGGGTCCTGCAAGCCGTCGTGGTGATCGTCATCGTGACGATCGTGGTCTTCGGTCTGCTGCACGCCCTGCCCGGGGGCCCCGCACGCGGGATCCTCGGCCCGCAGGCCACCGCGCAGCAGATCACGGCCTTCAACCACGAACAGGGCCTCGACAAGCCCCTGCCGGTTCAGTACTTCTACTACCTGAACCAGCTGATCCACGGTGACCTCGGGACCTCGTACACCCTCAACGAGCCGGTGTCCCAGCTGATCACCGAACGGCTGCCGAAGACACTGCTCCTCACCGTCCTGTCGGCCGTCGTCGGCCTGGTGCTGGCGATCCCGCTCGGCATGTGGCAGGCCATGCGGCGCAACAAGCCGGCGGACTACGTCATCACCACGCTGAGCTTCATCGCCTACTCCACGCCCGTCTACTTCCTCGGGCTGGTCCTCGTGCTGGTCTTCAGCCAGACGCTGGCGTGGTTCCCCTCCCAGGCCCCCCAGGGCGACACGCTCGCCCAGGTCTTCTCCGAACCGCAGGCGCTCGTGCTGCCGGTGGTCGCGGGCGCCGCCTCGATGATCGCGGTGTTCAGCCGCTACATGAGGGCGGCCACCCTGGAGAACCTCTCCGAGGACTACGTCAGGACCGCGCGGGCCGGCGGCTCCCGCTCCCGCGCCATCCTGTGGCGGCACGTGTTCCGCAACTCGCTGACCCCCGTGGTCGCCATGCTCGGGTACTACGTGCCCGTGCTGTTCGGCGGTGCCCTGGTCGTCGAGCAGCTCTTCAACTACCCCGGTATGGGCCTGCTCTTCTGGACCGCCGCGCAGTCCTCCGACTACCCGGTGCTCCTGGGCTGTGTGCTCGTCATCGCGATGGCCACGGTGACCGGAACGCTCCTCGCCGACATCGTCCAGCGGGTCATCGACCCCCGAGTGAAGGCAGGCCGGGCATGA
- a CDS encoding M81 family metallopeptidase: MSQSRTAASRPVIAVAGLGIESSTFSPARTGAAAFHPSRGAEVLDRYPFLAPGEELREAADWHGALVGKSLPGGTVTAAAWQELTDELIERLAALPRPDGLWYDIHGAMTVEGVDDAEAVLLDRIRATVGPDVIISTSMDLHGNVSRALVHGSDLITCYRLAPHEDHMETKERAARNLVDLLVSGAPRPVKAWVPVPVLLAGEQTSTRIEPAKSVYAAVADVEAVDGVTDAAIWVGYAWADEPRNRAAVVVTGTDRDAVAAGAERLAEGFWNARDDFEFVAPTGTFDGILDEALGSGRRPYFISDTGDNPTAGGSGDMTWGLTRLLARPEFRKDDGPTVIYASVPGPAAVATAAAAGVGSTVTVTAGAEVDDRHAGPVTLTGTVHSVRHGDRDARTEVVIRVGSVYAILTELRKPYHHEHDFTELGLDPRGADIVIVKIGYLEPELFDMSVGWKMALTPGGVDQDLVRLGHHRIRRPMFPFDREMADPDLSARIIPASDQPLTGDDE, encoded by the coding sequence ATGTCGCAATCCCGCACCGCCGCGTCCCGCCCGGTCATCGCCGTCGCAGGGCTCGGTATCGAGTCCTCCACCTTCTCCCCCGCCCGGACCGGGGCCGCCGCGTTCCACCCCTCGCGCGGCGCCGAGGTGCTGGACCGCTACCCCTTCCTGGCCCCCGGTGAGGAGCTGCGCGAGGCGGCCGACTGGCACGGTGCCCTGGTCGGCAAGTCACTGCCGGGCGGCACCGTCACCGCCGCGGCCTGGCAGGAGCTGACCGACGAACTGATCGAACGGCTCGCCGCGCTGCCCCGCCCGGACGGCCTCTGGTACGACATCCACGGCGCGATGACCGTCGAGGGCGTCGACGACGCGGAGGCCGTCCTGCTGGACCGCATCCGCGCCACCGTCGGCCCGGACGTGATCATCTCCACCTCGATGGACCTGCACGGCAACGTCTCCCGCGCACTCGTCCACGGCAGCGACCTGATCACCTGTTACCGGCTGGCCCCGCACGAGGACCACATGGAGACCAAGGAGAGGGCCGCCCGCAACCTGGTCGACCTGCTGGTCTCCGGCGCGCCCCGCCCGGTCAAGGCGTGGGTGCCGGTCCCCGTGCTGCTGGCCGGCGAGCAGACCTCCACCAGGATCGAACCGGCGAAGAGCGTGTACGCGGCGGTGGCCGACGTCGAGGCCGTGGACGGCGTGACCGACGCCGCCATCTGGGTCGGCTACGCCTGGGCCGACGAGCCCCGCAACCGCGCCGCCGTGGTGGTCACCGGCACCGACCGGGACGCCGTGGCGGCCGGGGCCGAGCGCCTGGCCGAGGGCTTCTGGAACGCCCGCGACGACTTCGAGTTCGTCGCCCCGACCGGCACCTTCGACGGCATCCTGGACGAGGCCCTGGGCTCCGGCCGGCGCCCCTACTTCATCAGCGACACCGGGGACAACCCGACCGCGGGCGGCTCCGGCGACATGACCTGGGGCCTGACCCGGCTGCTGGCCCGCCCGGAGTTCCGGAAGGACGACGGCCCGACCGTCATCTACGCCTCGGTGCCGGGACCGGCGGCCGTCGCGACGGCCGCCGCCGCCGGTGTGGGCTCCACCGTCACGGTCACCGCCGGGGCCGAGGTGGATGACCGGCATGCCGGCCCGGTCACCCTGACCGGCACGGTGCACTCGGTCCGGCACGGCGACCGCGACGCGCGGACCGAGGTCGTGATCCGGGTGGGCAGCGTGTACGCGATCCTCACGGAGCTGCGCAAGCCGTACCACCACGAGCACGACTTCACCGAGCTCGGCCTCGACCCGCGCGGCGCCGACATCGTGATCGTGAAGATCGGCTACCTGGAGCCCGAGCTCTTCGACATGTCGGTGGGCTGGAAGATGGCGCTCACTCCCGGCGGTGTGGACCAGGACCTGGTGCGCCTGGGCCACCACCGCATCCGCCGCCCGATGTTCCCCTTCGACCGCGAGATGGCCGACCCGGACCTGTCGGCCCGCATCATCCCCGCCTCCGACCAGCCGCTGACCGGGGACGACGAATGA